A stretch of DNA from Thermodesulfobacteriota bacterium:
CAATTTGTGGGCAATAATACTATTGAAAACAAATGGAAAAAAATGAGCGAGGTTCCAGCTAAAACAGCCGAGTCCGACGCCATGAGTAAAGACCTAAAAAAAAGAGGGTTTAGCTTTGTTGGCTCTACTATATGCTATGCATATATGCAAGCCGCGGGGATGGTTAATGATCACACCGTCTCTTGTTATAGATATGAGGAATTAAAGGCCTAAAATCGGATCAGGCGTTTTCTCTGGCTTTTTTTGCTTTGGTGATAAATGGGCCTTTGCCTTTCTTCTTACCATGGAAATATGAGAGTAGTACTTCTGCATCATGAAAAGGAAGTGTAACGAATGAGAATTTATCAAGAATTTGTATATCTCTTATTTTCTTACTTTTAATCCCGCACTTGTTCTGAATAAAATGTATAAGTTTTTGAGATGTGAGGCCATCTTTTTTTCCTTGGGTTACAAATAGCCTAGTTTTACCTTTGGTATCTACGAGCGCTTCGCCAATCTGAGTGTAATTTTTCTCATCAAGTTCATCTTGAAATGAGTATTCTAGTAGTGCGGCAATAATTTCTTCAGGATTGCTCGCTTCCAAAAGCTCCCGTGACATCTCAACATATTCATAGCGGGGGCTTGATCTAACTATATCTCCGAGAACATTTTTAATTCTTGTTTTTTTTGTATTTATTACATCTTTCACACCCGGCAGTTTTGCTTTGCGTATATCAGTTTTTGTTTCCCTGCTTATATATCTAAGTTTTCGGTATTCCTCAGGGGTAATAAAAGTTATGGCATTTCCTTCTTTTCCAGCTCTTCCTGTGCGTCCTATCCTGTGCACATATGATTCTGCATCCTGTGGTAAGGAGAAATTAATTACATGAGATAGATCATGAACATCTATTCCTCTTGCTGCCACATCTGTCGCTACAAGAACATTTATCATTCTTTTCTTGAATTTTTTTAGAATTTTTTCTCTTTGGGGCTGGGAAATATCACCATGAAGCGCATCTGCATCATAACCCCTTTCTACTAAGTGGTTTGAAATGATGTCTACATCCTTTTTTGTTCTGCAAAATACCAGCCCATAGAACTCCTCTTCTATATCAATTATTCTACAAAGCGCTTCAAATTTATCCGATGCAGAGACTTCAAAGTAAATCTGATCAGTTTGAGTTACTGTAAGCTGCCCTTTGGTGACTTTAAACTCATCGAACTCCCTCATGTGCTCTCTTGCAATCTGCATAATTTCTTTTGGCATCGTTGCAGAGAAGAGCATAGTTCTTTTATGCTCTGAAGTGTGTTTCATTATATTTCTAACATCATCCAAAAACCCCATATTTAGCATCTCATCTGCTTCATCAAGAACCAAAAACGAAATTTTTGCTAATTTTAATGTTCCTCGGTCAATGTGGTCCTGGACTCTTCCAGGTGTTCCGATAACAATGTCAACTCCCTTCTTGAGTGCTCTTAGCTGCTGGTTAATTGCTTGTCCACCGTAAATAGGTATAACTGTAAGCTTCTTTTTTCCTTTAAGTGAATGTATTTCTTCAGCAACTTGAATAGCGAGCTCTCTAGTTGGTGTCAGAACAAGTGCCTGTACATTTGAGGCATGTTCGTCCAAGAGTTCAATCATCGGAAGCCCGAATGCAGCTGTTTTGCCAGTTCCCGTCTGGGCCTGGGCAACTACGTCTTTTGACCCTTGAAGTATTGCAGGAATAGTGATTTCCTGAATCGGTGTTGGTACTTCAAAACCCTTTTTGGTAAGGACTTTAAGCGTTCCCTTGGTTAAACCTAGCTCATCAAATGACAACATCTATTTTAATACTCCCGTCATATATCCAAAGCATTGAAGTATATGATTTTTTAAATTCTTAGATTACCGGAAAGTCACAACATTTAAGTAAAATATTAAAAGTCTAAAAAGTTTTAACCTTCATATTGCTCAAATAAATTTCAATTCTGATTTGAGAAGACTACACCCGATATTCAAATATGCAATAATGAGTGTATTTATTGGTATATAAAAGTAATATCAAATATTTGACAGATACCTATTAAAAATATACAATTGAGAAACTTTCTCAATTGGGATGGGTTGAAGTACAGAATTTATATCTTGATCAACAGCAGGTGTGATGGGACAAGTAATCTCCATAGAAAATATAAAAAAGATAGCACAAGTATTTCATGATAGAGGGTTTAAATGTACCCCTCAGAGGCTTGCTGTATTAAAGGTTCTTCAGGATACAAGAGCGTCTCTATCAATAAATACTATTCATTCAAAAGTTAAAGAACATTTGCCTGACACTGGGCTTGCCACCGTATACAGGTCTCTGGAAGTTCTGGTCGATCTTAATCTAGCTCTGAAACTACCACTTGAAGATGGCTCCCAGAGTTACGCTATAGCGCCAGATGGCCACCTTCATCCGATACTATGCACAGATTGTAAAAAGGTAATTGACTTTGCAGAGTGTCCACTTGATGACCTGGCAAAAAAAATAACCCAAGACACGGGCATAGAGATTAATACACACTTTCTTCAGTTATTTGGTAAGTGCGAGGAATGTCAGAGAGAAATGTCAGAGATGAATAAAGGAGCAACAATCTAAAATGTCTCATCTACATGTACCAGATGGAGTTCTCCCGGGCTGGCTAGTACTCGCAGGATGGGTTCTTACGGCAATATTTCTGGCAATATCGATCTACAGGACGAGAAATACGGACATTAAACGCAAGATTCCACTAATTGGAATAATCTCCGCCCTAATGATCGTCTGCATGACTCTGCCAATTATTCCTATTGCATATCATTTAAACCTCAGCGTTATTGCAGGAATCATATTGGGACCGGCTGTGGCATTTATCTCGATTTTTATTGTGGACATTATCATAGCAATGTTTGGTCATGGCGGCATCACTGTGGTCGGAGTTAATACAATGGTAGTCGGGACCGAGGCATTTATTGGTTACTACCTCTTTCAATTTTTAATAGCTCTAATGGGAAAGAATTCTATAGTGTGGTCATCAGGTCTTGCAGCAGTAATAGCTTTAATAATCAGCACAAGTGTATTAGTAGCAGTAGTTTATTTATCACAGATTAACCCAGAGTTTGTAATCGGTGTCGAGGATGAACACACAGCTGAAGTAATCCCTGAAGAACATATTCCAAAAGAGCTTATTGAGGGGGTTAATATAAAGAGTTTTGCTAAAACTATTATAGTGCTTTTGGCCGTAGGATGGCTTATAGAGGGAATAATTACCGGTTTTGTTATTAAATACGTATCACGAGTAAGACCAGATTTAATTTCTACGCAAAGGGCTTAGGTTAAGAGTATGGACGTTTCAATAATTGATTATTACGCAAATCATGGTGATAGCTTTCTTCACAAGGCAAAACCGTTTTGGAAGATAGTATTCACCACATTGGTTATAGCATCTATTATTCTGACAAACGAGTTGTATTTATTGTTAGGAATATACGTTGCGCTATTAAGTCTTGCATTTTGGACGAGGCTTTCAGTTGTTAAGATAGTTACAATCGCTTTATATCCTGCGTTGTTTGCCCTCATTTTTGCTTTTGCAATGTGGAATGGCAGCTGGATAAGGGCCAGTGTGATCATGCTCAAAGCTCTATCTGCTGCGCTTTGCATGGTGCTTTTGATTGTAACCACACCTTATCCTGATGTATTTAATGTTATTCGTCCTATTATGCCCAGAATAATTGCAGAAGGTCTATTTGTTACATACAGATCAGTATTTATTCTCCTTGAACTTACCGATGACCTTATTAAAGGCTTAAAGGTAAGAGGCGGGCTAACAAGAAGAAGGTATTTTTCCAACATTAAGAATTTTTCATCTGGCATTGGGCTTTTATTGGTGAGAGGATTTGATCTATCTGAAAAGTTCTATGGTGTTATGAATATTAGAGGATACGGAGGAAAAATATCTAGCAGCAACAACAATTTAACATTTACAAAAAATGATCTTATTACAATGGTTATTGGCCTGATGATATTCGCAGCTGTAATAATGACTCTGATTAATACCAACCTACTTAAGCTTAGTGTGTATGTGTTGTTGTTGTCAGTGTGCGCGTTAATTATATCAACAATATATCAGCAAATACGTATTCGAGGATAAAATTTGGAAAATCTCGTACATGTTAGTAATGTAAAATTCAACTATCCTGACGGAACGTCGCTAGTATTTGACGGTGAGGAATTTAACGTCGACAAAAGTGAGCGTGTTGTAATCCTAGGGCCCAACGGCAGCGGCAAATCTACTCTCATATCTCTGCTCCTAGGTTTGCTTAAGTCATCCGATGGCGAGATCCAAGTGCTAGGAGTAGACCCCGGTGCTGACTTTGAGAAAGTAAGAGAGCGCATAGGGGTTTTACTTCAAAATGTGGATCTACAGATTATTGCTCCCAAAGTTTATGATGATATATCTTTTTCTCCAAGAAATTACGGATATAGTGAGGAAGAAATAGAAAGCTTAGTTGATGACATTCTTGTTAAGCTTGAAATAGAGCATTTAAAAGATAAGGTGCCGCACTATATGAGCGGTGGTGAGAAGGCTAAAGTAGGAATTGCAGGAGCTCTGGTTACAAAACCCGAGCTGTTAATATTAGATGAGCCATTTGAGCACATTGATCCTACTTGCAGACGAGAATTAATTGAGCTGTTAAATGATATCAATAGAGAAAATGGGACTGCTATTATTTTATCAACTCATAATATGAACACCGTTCCAATGATTGCAGACACTGTATATCTTATTGCCCAAGGCGGCCGTATTGTATCAAAGGGAACACCCAAAGAAATATTTTCTGAAATTGATAAGCTTGCCCAGTGTCATATCGAGCCCCCTATTTTGGGTTCACTTTTTGAAGAGCTAAGAAAAAGGGGTATTTACATGGAAACCTCGCTTACAGTAGACGAGGCAGCAAGCTCCATTGCAGATGAGATTTTATCAACGAAAAACAAATCAGGTGTGCTATGAAAAGAATAAGAGATATGCACAACAACAAATTATCTAGGGTGTTTTTCACAACTCTTGCGCTCTTATTCGTATTCTCTTTGAGTTTCCATACACACGAACACAGTGATTCTGAATCTTTATCAATACATGCTGAGAGTCATTCTGAGCATTCAGTTAAAGATTGCTCAGCTTGTCTTCTGCAAAGTAGCCTACAAAACCCAAAAACAGGTCTTTTACTTGATAACAATGAACTAGGTTTAATCTTTAGATATAAAGTTATAGAATTTACTCTCACTAATTCCTTCTTTAACATAGATAGGCCATCTAGGGCCCCACCGTTTTCTTAACCCGATCTCTGCAATTGGGAAGGCTAAAAATAGAACTCTATATTGTTTAGAAAATTTCGAACTTTGAAATTCTCATAGGCATTATGTCTATCTAAAACCCAATTTGCAGCTTAAGTTGCAATTCAGATATTACAACTAATTTATTGGAGGTGCAGTATGAATTTAAGTAGAAATTTCTTTGTTATGATGATTATTGCTTTAATTTTATCAGCGCCGCTTAGCCTGCAAGCTCAAGCACAGGAAAGTGGCGAGGTTAAGAAAGAGCTTAAAGAATTAAAGCAGATGATGAAGCAGATGCAAAATAGAATTGAGGAGCTCGAGGAAAAGAATGAGAAACTAGAAAAGCAGGCTCAGCAAAGACCATCTCAAGAGACTATTATTGTTGAAGAAGAGACTGATCTGACGATTATTGAAGCCAAGCCAGCACAAGCTAGTCAGGGGTTTATTGGCAATGCGCTTAATGCGTTTAATCCTCAAATAAGCGTTATAGGTACTTTCGCCGCTGCATATTATTCTCAGGACGAACCTTTTGTATTCGCTGAGGCTGATCCAGAGAATACCGGAGTAAATGTGCAGGAAGTTGAAGTAGGTTTTCAGGGCGTAGTGGATTCATTTTTTAGATTTGATATGTTTCTCTCCTTCAGTACAGAAGGTGTGGAGCTAGAAGAAGCATACGGAACCACGCTATTTAGCTTACCGCTGAACTCACAGTTTAGAGTTGGACGTGCCAGAGCTAAATTTGGTCGAATAAACCAGCAGCACAGGCATAACCAAAATTTTGTAACTCTACCACTACCTGCAGCTCAGTTTCTTGGAGAGCATCTTAACCCAACCAGCATAGAAGCAAACTTCTTGGTACCACTACCTTGGTACTTAGAGCTTAGCGCATCAGGCGGAAGCCCGGATGTTGAAGTACCAACCTTTGCTAGGGACGAAGATGCAAACGATCTTGGAAGACTACTATACGTATTCCATATGGCTAATTTCTTTGAACTATCAGAGTCATTTGGAGTCAATCTGGGAGGCTCGTTTGCAACTGGTGTAAACGGAACAGCCCCTGGAGAGAGATCAAATCTTTATGGAATCGATCTATATGCAAAGTATCGTCCGCTTAAAAATAACCCATACCAAGAGATCATGCTACAGTCTGAATTTATGTACCTAGACGCACAGACTCCTGAGGAAACACTTGAGAACTGGGGTTGGTATGCTGAGCTGGTATATCGTTTCGCAAAAAGATGGAACTCCGGATTTAGATTCGGAATTATCGATACAAACACCCCTGTTACGGAAGAGCCTGAAGAAGGAGATGGCGATGCTTTAGGCATCTTTAATGTAGCCAGAACCGGGGAAGGCGAGGAAGAAGAAGGTATGTTAGGACTACTTGGCAGAACATACAGAATTTCTCCAATGGTTACATTTAGGCCAAGTGAGTTTTCGCAAATCAGAGTACAGTACGATTATCTAAACCAAGACTTTGCTGAAAACCAGCATGCCGTTTTCCTTCAATTCCAGTATGCGATTGGAGCGCATGGGGCACATCCATTCTAATTCCACTAAAAGGAGACAACGATAATGAAAAAACTTCAATCAAAAAATCATTTTATATTAGCAGCAGTCTTTGCTTTCATGACTATATGTCTTGTAGCACAGAGCGCTGTTGCACAGGTGCAGATTGTTACCTCAGTAACAGATTTAGCAGCAATTGCATCAGAAATTGGCGGGGATAAGGTGGAAGTAATAAGCCTTGCCAAAGGTTATCAAGATCCCCACTTTGTGGATGC
This window harbors:
- a CDS encoding DEAD/DEAH box helicase — its product is MLSFDELGLTKGTLKVLTKKGFEVPTPIQEITIPAILQGSKDVVAQAQTGTGKTAAFGLPMIELLDEHASNVQALVLTPTRELAIQVAEEIHSLKGKKKLTVIPIYGGQAINQQLRALKKGVDIVIGTPGRVQDHIDRGTLKLAKISFLVLDEADEMLNMGFLDDVRNIMKHTSEHKRTMLFSATMPKEIMQIAREHMREFDEFKVTKGQLTVTQTDQIYFEVSASDKFEALCRIIDIEEEFYGLVFCRTKKDVDIISNHLVERGYDADALHGDISQPQREKILKKFKKRMINVLVATDVAARGIDVHDLSHVINFSLPQDAESYVHRIGRTGRAGKEGNAITFITPEEYRKLRYISRETKTDIRKAKLPGVKDVINTKKTRIKNVLGDIVRSSPRYEYVEMSRELLEASNPEEIIAALLEYSFQDELDEKNYTQIGEALVDTKGKTRLFVTQGKKDGLTSQKLIHFIQNKCGIKSKKIRDIQILDKFSFVTLPFHDAEVLLSYFHGKKKGKGPFITKAKKARENA
- a CDS encoding transcriptional repressor; amino-acid sequence: MGQVISIENIKKIAQVFHDRGFKCTPQRLAVLKVLQDTRASLSINTIHSKVKEHLPDTGLATVYRSLEVLVDLNLALKLPLEDGSQSYAIAPDGHLHPILCTDCKKVIDFAECPLDDLAKKITQDTGIEINTHFLQLFGKCEECQREMSEMNKGATI
- a CDS encoding energy-coupling factor ABC transporter permease gives rise to the protein MSHLHVPDGVLPGWLVLAGWVLTAIFLAISIYRTRNTDIKRKIPLIGIISALMIVCMTLPIIPIAYHLNLSVIAGIILGPAVAFISIFIVDIIIAMFGHGGITVVGVNTMVVGTEAFIGYYLFQFLIALMGKNSIVWSSGLAAVIALIISTSVLVAVVYLSQINPEFVIGVEDEHTAEVIPEEHIPKELIEGVNIKSFAKTIIVLLAVGWLIEGIITGFVIKYVSRVRPDLISTQRA
- a CDS encoding energy-coupling factor transporter transmembrane component T, with the translated sequence MDVSIIDYYANHGDSFLHKAKPFWKIVFTTLVIASIILTNELYLLLGIYVALLSLAFWTRLSVVKIVTIALYPALFALIFAFAMWNGSWIRASVIMLKALSAALCMVLLIVTTPYPDVFNVIRPIMPRIIAEGLFVTYRSVFILLELTDDLIKGLKVRGGLTRRRYFSNIKNFSSGIGLLLVRGFDLSEKFYGVMNIRGYGGKISSSNNNLTFTKNDLITMVIGLMIFAAVIMTLINTNLLKLSVYVLLLSVCALIISTIYQQIRIRG
- a CDS encoding ATP-binding cassette domain-containing protein translates to MENLVHVSNVKFNYPDGTSLVFDGEEFNVDKSERVVILGPNGSGKSTLISLLLGLLKSSDGEIQVLGVDPGADFEKVRERIGVLLQNVDLQIIAPKVYDDISFSPRNYGYSEEEIESLVDDILVKLEIEHLKDKVPHYMSGGEKAKVGIAGALVTKPELLILDEPFEHIDPTCRRELIELLNDINRENGTAIILSTHNMNTVPMIADTVYLIAQGGRIVSKGTPKEIFSEIDKLAQCHIEPPILGSLFEELRKRGIYMETSLTVDEAASSIADEILSTKNKSGVL